The genomic window TGAAGGCAAAAAGAAAGAATGATCAAATCTCCATGGTTTGTTATTCTTTCTCTGaagcaaacaaacaaacaacaaatGTCCATGTTTGGGGCTTGAATTCTCATTTGTttggaaaccaaaccaaaccaaaaaaagaaaaactgaaaaacTAGAGGATTAATATTGAAAATTTGATCCCTTAATTCAAGGCCTTTTCTTAGACATTTGTATTTTGTAAGGTTTGAACAATTCTAACTATCAACTTACATGCAAGATAAGAtaatgcttcaaaagaaaaagaaagaaaaaggagaacTTACAAGATAGTCTAGTTGGCTGCCCGTATTATAAAATAGTAGTCTCTTCGAACTTCCTGCATGAGGCAGACAATGAAGGATGTACAATAAAGCTCAGAAGCGCAGCTTAAGGCCTAACAAGGCTCTAAAGTGCAAGGCAGATTCGTGTATAAATTATAAACGTTCTTTAGAAAGTTCAATCCCAGGGTCCTTGCATGGAAAATAAATTTGTCCATGGTAAAATTTCCATCCCTTTAAATTTTCTTCGAGAAACGAAATTTGAGACCAGTGGGGAAATAAAAGTtaaaataaaacaagacaatATAACTAATAGCACTAACAACAACCTTTTCAACAATACCAGTTGAAAATGTTTTCTTAAAGACAGTTTTTACATCACATTTACACTTTCTTttacttttccttttcctttgaaCACTATTGCCCATTTAAAAGggccaaaaaaaaaagaggctACACCCAAAATGACTACTACTAGTAAAAATATATTCTGTACTACTACATGAAGTTCAACTAATACCTATATCTGAATGCCTTTACCATCATCGCttgggatatgacatgattcaatcaagaacaaccCCTTGCATCATCACCATCGTCCAAGAAATACGATCTTCCTCCAAATCCAGACTGAATTTCTGATTCATTGCTGCCATCATCATGACTATTCTTTGTAAACAGACCTGCACCAGATACCCCATTTGGCAAGGACATCATAGGAATAGTCGCAATGCTGTTAGCAATAATAGCATTGACATCTCTATTTCCACTGTACAGACCATGACTTGCTGCAAAAGAGATACTGTTACTACATGGCTTTTCTTCAGTTAGGGTAAGAACCTGCTGCATCATCAACTGTGGGCTGTTCACCATCTGCGTTGAAGCTAGCAATAACTGCAGGGTTTCCCTGGCTCCCTTCTCCGCCGAAGATTCAGTTTGTGGCATCAAAGGGTTAACAATGTTTTGGTGTAAAGGAGGGATGATCGTGGTTGAAATAGCTGGGCCTGCACTTACCAAGTAGCCTTGACCGCCGGAGGAGCAAACATCAAGAACAGGAATGTGTACAATTGAGTCACAGAACAAAGGCGTAAAAGCTGGAATTTGCTGTGAGCTAGGCCCTGCAATGAAAGATGAGCCTGACAAATGTACATGTACCATTGGATCTGTCttaaaatcagtgaaatctaATGATGGAAAATTAGCCAAATGTAGCGACGGCATAGGTTGGATCGGTGGACTTGAGGACGATCTAACAGCTGATATTAATGGTGGCAGAGAAAGAGATTCAGGCAACGTCATTGGTAAATGTGGTGCTGTAACTGTATATTGCAGGGTTGGTGCCGAAGGGGGATACCAACAGTTGTTGTAGGGAGAGAAAAGAGTAGAACCTGGAGTGGAAACTTGAAATGAGGGAAGATTCTGGGATGATGCATTTAAAGGAGTAAACGCTCCAAGAGATTCCAGGCTAACAGATGAGAGAGGAGCCAATGTGCCGGACTCTGTTGGTATATTATCAGTTTGCCTTGTTGGAAGCTCGTTGATCGTGGATGTAGAAAAAAGAGGCAAGTCATCAATCCCTGGAAAGCTGCAAGAACTGTCTCCATGCAGCCTAAGGTTTTCCATAAGCTGATTTTCCAAGAGGGGAACTAAGCGATTTGAGGTTCCCTGATTAAGCGAATTTGCAGCTGCCACATTACTGTTGTTCTGTTGAGAACGAAAAGGCTTTGAAGACAAGGATGAGACTAGGGTGCTGGAATGAAATTCGGATGACTCGTCAAATGCAGAGCCTAACAAAGAGATCATTTCATCGGACGTGCTTGTTTTCGCGCCAGTCAATGATCCAAGAAGATATTCGTGAAGATGCACTGCAAAGCAGTCAAGTCGTGACTCGGAGATTCCAGTTAGCTTTGACAAAGATGGTTTTTTCCCAAGTAAATCCTTCAACTGTTTCAGAAGGGGATAGAAAAGCGACAGGTTAATAAGCATTTCTATTCGGTTGTCAACTGGACATTTAGGTAGTTAGAAAGGCTAATATACCTTCGCCAGTAACTGATGACCGAACGCCTTTGACTTCTCAGAACACCAGAAATATGAGTCTTGACCACCCAGGACTTGCACAAGAAAAGAACGACCAGAACTATCAGCCTGGATTTCTTTGATTACTACCATAGAACTTTCTGAAACTTCACTGAGCGTAGCCAATCTTTCAGTGGAACCATCATCTCCAACGAATGAGATGCGCAAATCTGAGTTTGGTAACAGTGTCAGGTTCAGATTTCCCCTGTTACAACGTAAGAACAAGAAACATGAAGTTTCTATTTATTCAagagaaaaattaataaaaaaatgttttaagaaaaaCTGCTCTTTCTCTCCACTCtctctttgtatatatataatatttgtGTGCGTGTGTGTATTCCAGTAGGTTAAGATAAACAGTGTTAATGCTTCTCACATCGAGCACTATCCCCTTTAGTAGTTCAAAAAATGCAGACCTGGTTGGAAAATAACAAAAGTAGTTTATTGAACAACTGATGGTTTTTCATTTTTAAACTTTCCCAATTCCTACTTGTAATACCTGGGAACAGCTCAGCATTTAGGTTTTCAAATTTGTATACAACACCTAAGtctagaggatcctcagttatctGCATAGTGGTTTATACTTTATAGGTCAATCTCCTAGTGTCTTGCAAACTTCTAGCTTGACTATAGGTTAGCTTCTCAGATGCTTAGAGCTACAAGCAAGAATGACGAAATCGCGTGTAACTATTAGGGCAAGATGAATTATACACATTAAAGTATACACTTGTATTCCTATGACCACTTTTGGCTTGTTGGTTCTACGTTAGTGTGCAAGCCGTGTACCACTTCATTTAATGTTGTACACTGAGTACAAAATGCAGAATTAGACTAATGCAACAGTTTGTTTATCCATGATATTGTCAACCAAATCTAACTGAATCATCATATAAAACACATATTATTTATTAAGCATAAAAAGACATAAACTAACTGGAGATCTCAATGCATCATAATCATACGaccaaacataagaaaaataaaattcaacGGGAATTCACCAAATAATTGTTCAAATTCAGAAGGGAGATACCAAGTCATTCCAATAGTGGATCCAGTTCTgtgtaagaaaaaaaaaggagaaccAAGATGTACACGAAAAGATAATCCTGGTTACAGAATGTTATCTGTTAGAGAATGGCAAACAAACATTAAACTTCAGGTTATTAGGTAACTACATAATAGCTCAATGCTTCTAGAGAAGTAACGCTCATCCAGAACCAGAAAATGCATTTCAAACTCAAACGTTGAATAAAGGTCAGTCAACAAGTGCACCACAAGAATCTGGAAAGGACAAACTATCTAATTCGAACAGTGTTAACTGTAATAAATTGAGAACAGACTGTAAACAGAAACCAGCAACTTGTAGTAAATTATCAACAGATACATTGGACAAGCTTTCCAGTCACTACATTACTGATAGATTTCATTTGGCGAACTCCAATGAATTACAGGCTTCTTCAAAAAGAGAACTCGCACATTGTTGCACAGTGTCTTCAGGCATATAAATATTTATGATGAGCATCATACAACTGTATCTAACATTTATCATTTCCAACACACTATTATGAGGGCTGCAAGCTCACAACCCTATGATTTGAAATGTGGCTGTATAATTTATTTACCTACCTTTATGTTGTCTCCCGATACTCATAAAGGAACTTCTAGACTTTCATGAGAAGGTCAAGCTGGAAATGCATCTGCAATGCATACAAAGACACTCAACAAATGTCCCTAGCAAGTTCTAGATTAAAATAATGAAAGATCTTAAGCGACATTTTAGCACATTCACAATTTCAACGCATGGAGCAAGGAAGAGACAATCTTCTATAATACTGGTTATTTCTAACGTATTCAGAGATAAATTTCATAAACATACAAGTTCACAATTTCAATGCATGGAGCAAGGAAGAGACAATCTTCTATAATGTGGGTTATTTCTAACGTATTCAGAGATAAATTTCGTAAACATACAAGTTCAGACAAATTCACTGGGGAACTAACTTCTAATCCATGCAGTGATATGCAACAATCACAAGGAAGGATATCCATATAGCACAAATGTATATGATCTTAATGTACTATCTATTGAGCAAGCCTAAAATTTAGTTGGTACTAGCAAGATGAATATCGTATAACTCCGCGGTAATATAATCAATGCATATCTATAACCAGGCATGCATAATGCAAGGTAACAACGGTTAAGTGCACGATAAATTGCAGTGACCAGTACCTGAGGTAAGATACTAAGATAGATAACTGTAGTACGGCAGAGTATAATGTGGATAATATCAAAGGCACACTGAGCAGAGAAGTACGAAATACGTAATTTGGTAATCCACTACAGATATGTAGATGATAAATTGTCATCATTAGAAATTATGATGGGTCATTTAATAGAAATACAAAATCTAGAATATTATTTGTCGTTTAGCATATCGTGTAAGTCTTTACAGTTCCCAAGTTCATTGGCCATATGTCTCCTAAACTACTCTATACACGCTTTTCTAACTGGTAGAAAATCGTACACACTAAGCTATAGTTGGTAATACAAAAAATTAATTCTTGCCTAATTCAGAACATATTCAGCAAGTGCCTTCGTTCCAAAAACAGTGTCAAGTACTCACAACTCCTAATctactttttttttaaagtaagACTGCCACCCAATTTGCAAATTAATGCAAACAAAATAGCAATAAAGATAAACGAATTGGTTAATTTAAAAGGTCATCACCTTTCAGCAGTTGGACGAAGAAGAGACCCTTGCTTGATGACCTTTCCAACACGAATCGACACAAGTGGCATAAACAAGCATCTGGCTAGTATCCCAACCTCCGCTGCATCAAAATGCTGTCCACCAtgaatcacaaatcacaattcaatAAGTATCAAATCTAGAATAAAGAATCTCCCATATCATAAAATCAGCATATAATCTTAAAAGAAGCTACAAACCTGACTCAAGTGAGCAAGCAATCGATCTTCAGCTACACCACTTGACACATTCAACTTAAACAAAGGCTTCATCCTCTCATCCGCCCGACAAGCACCAAGTAACTGTATATCCAAAGCTTGAAGCCACTGAACAAAATTATTCCCTCTATCATTCGCTAGATCTTCATCTCCTCCTTCACCACTTAGTATATCTCTTAACCTCTCTGTAAAACTACCTTCATTTGTACCACTCCTCCTGTTCACCACAAGTCTTGATGACGACGATGATGATACACTCGTAGACGAATCCATCAAAGCAACTTCAACTTCCAATTCATCCTCCTGAACACCATTTACTTGATTTACAAGATCAGAACCATCGATttcattatcaccaccaccaacaacaaattTATCTTCCTTTGAATTAACCATTATTATACACAACAAATATAGGATACAAATTCAATCAAAAggatgagaaattagggtttgatttctgaatctaagattagggttttcttttttctttctgaatATACAGCACAAAATCGATGAGATAAGGGAGGAGAATGTAAGAAGAAACTAAACAAACAATATAAAGAAGGGACTAGGGAGTTCGATGATTTGTGCCACGTCAGTATGAAGGTAGGGTTAGTGGTATAATACGTGGGATTCACACGAATAACAGGAACCAACCAAATAGGATCCTCGTCATCAGAAGATATTTTAGGATTGCTTGGGACCCACCACAAGTCACGAAATTTGCAATAGGTGGGGACGTATTGTACACCCAACTTTAATAGATAACCAATGGTACGTGAGGGTACACCCCACTATTGGCGGTTGTCAATTTGCACGCCCATTATTGGAGCTCAGCTTACTGAGTAGCATTTTGTGCACCCACCATGGGGTTGTCAGTTTTATAACTGAGGAGATATTTGACTGCACGACCCCAAGCACCGGGATCCGGTGGAGCAAAGAAATAAAAAGCTCTAAGCACAAAGCAGTCATATTTCAGCAGTAGCACTAATCTACTTGAGAGTATcctgtttgtattttttttaacttGTGAGCCATGCTGATCATTAGCTATTGACTAAATTTTTCTTTGAAAAGGAGTTGATTATATTTTCCtttccaaattttgatttttcttttcccaGGAGAATCTATCTGATGAATAGGCCTTTCTTTACCTCCATAAAACTGGAGTACGTGGGCCCATGTGCTCCATAACTTATGTGGCATTTCACAAGAAAATATCTAGGTCAGAAGAAAATGTTTATGTATGACTCAAACAGTTTGATTCTGTTACTCTGAGCAGTTCTTACTCCTCACTGTTCTCAGTCTAAACTCTAATCTCCCCTCACCAAAGCATAATCTTACGTGTTAATTGGTCATAGTTAAATTTCAAATCTGTTAATGTCTAATTCAGATAAAGTTTGGTTGTTTCCTCTTGCTTTTTAGTACTGAAAAGTGTGATTCAGCTAGGCATTACGAAATGCACCTGCACTCGTACTTGGAGCCTAAATTGGCACTCAAAGTGCACAATATTTGGACAAAAGGAACTAATGCAAAATGTATAACATGATAAACTAAAACAATCTACTTTATCTTCTTGTTGTTGAATACTACCTGATTGCATTACAAAATGCCATCTAAGTACGCAACAACAGTCACTCAGCTAGGCGGTTTTGCCACTTTAAACTCGTTTGCTGTCTAAATTTTGTGTTTCATGTGTCCTAATAGAGAAGAACTTAAAATTCAGAAGCTGGTGTACATCACTTCTTCTTTTTAGATTCTCCAGAATACTTGTTGATTAGTCCCTCAACGTCTTTCTTAAAGCGACCTTCCACTAAAACTCCCTCCGTGGTGAACCTGCAACACCCACATTGTTCCATCCAGGTAAGAATGTGGCCTGGGAGAGAATTATAAACAAGTAAAAGAGTTACATAATTGATGTGAGGAAAGAAATAGACCATTGAGTAACACTCTTGGTAAGCTCGACTGGTTTCTTAGCAGAGGCAGATTTGGGGTCTGCGCTGGCTACTGATAGAGTGTACATGTCCGAGAACCTCGGTAGTTTGGAAGACACCACTAAGCCAGTGCTTTTGAAGGATCcctaaaattaaaaaggaaatggaAGAAGCAAGGTTAACATAACATTCATACTGTACAACTGAAGAGGGCTTTACTtcaattttgaaaaatacaaTATGTTACAGAAACTAACATCTTAAACTGCATTTGACAATACTCAAAGAAAAGGCGTATACTTAGTAGTATTATTGATTTGTTTCTATCCAATTTTCACAAAGTCCAAAGCAAATCCTAACGAAGAGGTACccgtaaaaataaaatatttcagcTGAGCTATCTAATCTCCATTCTCCCAACTATGCCTTAATATCCCCATTGATAAAGGTGATGCAGTCAGTAAAACTAGATTGAAAAGATTAAGATGTGGCGGAGCTCATCTAGTTGCATTCATTATCACAGCCGACCATCTCTAAAATGGTTGGCTGCAGGTTTGCTAGGTCTGTAACCTTTTGACCTGGTTTCATTATCCCTGTAACCCTGTATAAACGTATTTTAGATCTCCAAGATAGAGCTGTTTGGCTGGAAGAAGCGTACACCAGCACTAACAGCAGCCAAACTAGTGGCTGAGATTCTGGACTGCACACTCAATCAATGGCATTGGTAAATATTATACATACAGTCGTATGTGAATACCAAATATCAGTTTCCAGGATCCCCATCCAACTAGACTAGAGTACAAGCACTACTTATTGTTTTCAACTATTGTTTCTCTTCATGATATTAATCACATGCAGCCCAGCAGATGGTATGGCGTTAACCTTAAAAAACATTTAGTAAATACTGTTTAGTCAACACACAATGTATACAGAAACAGAAAATACAAATTTAAACTACAACTATACTATATTCTTACAGGTCCCAATTTCAAGCTTATGAGCAAAATTTCCAACTATCTTCCTTATAAGTACATACAAATCATTGTTCACAAAAGCCTGGCTCCTCCTTGATTAAGAGGTCCACTTTCCCCTTTCATCTATTGACTCCAACAGATTCATAGCCATAGGGAATTGTGAGTATCTATTGACTACATAGTTTCAGGAGATTATGTGTATCGTTGTTTTATAGTTATGAGTGACTCCATGAATCATAATAGGGGAAATTTTACTACTCTATGTGGTGAATGCATTATTACATAAATACGAGCATCTCAATACTGACAGATTGACATTCAGTAACTGCAAGCCACTCTTCTCAGTATTTGCTTGGCTACAAAATAAAAGGAGAAACCTCCTACTCTCTGCTTGTAATTTTAATCTTAGTCACCAAAAAACTAAGCAAACTAAAAATTTTAACCTCAATATTCATATGAGACTATATTCCTCAAACTAACCTGATGCTTTGGATATAAAGTAGATAAAGCCATCAAGAtgtggaaaaagaaacaaaaccaaaataCATGAAACCGAAAAGAAGAGATGCAGAAATATCATGAAAGAATTTTTAGAGCTCATCATGGAGATAATGGAAATTGAATTCCCCTGCCGAGCTCATCATGAAGACTGTGGAAATAGAAATCCCTCAGTCGTCGATCACCAACTTTACTCACAGAAACATGTGCAATTCTACATGTTCACAAATGCTAAGCATGCAACAGTATGGTTTTCGAGATGCAAATACCCTTGAATGATTCAATTTAGTTAATAAACCAAAACAAAGTTGTAATTTACTCACGTTGACACAAAATCTAAAGAAATCCAAAGtcaaatcagaaaaaataacttACGGGGAGAGGATAAGTAAACAGAATTGCATCTTTCTCCTTAGTGTAAATGATCACCTGCAACACTATATTCAAAAAAATATATGTGCGAAGAGTCAAGGATCAACAAAGAGAAATCTAAATCAttccaacaacaacatcaaaatcgTTCAATTCAACCAAGAACGGAACCAAAAAAAAGGATATAATACGATGCAACAGATGAGGAAATCTTTGTTCTCAGGAAACTTCTTAGGGTAAAATTGAGCAACAAGAGCAACAGCAATGATAATAGTTCCCAAAAACAATCTAATATTGCTCATCGTGTTATCCTCTTTGTATCCACGAGCAAGTACGATCTGCAAAACTCAAACAATGTTCAACAATCAAAACCCTACAATAGTGAGAAATTGAAAAAGAGATCTAGGGTTTTTTAAAAAGACAAATCAAGGTTGTTTTACCTCATTGACAGTTTCATCAAGAACATGTTTGATAGAATGAGGATCCAACAGATTAGTCTTTTTGGGGGATTTAGTAACAGTAGCAGCGGCGGAGGTGTTATCATCAGTAGTCGCCATTTtttctctccttttcttttttttctatcTTTTTCAAGATTTTCTTTCTGATTGTCCGAAATGGATGAGTCGAGTGAGTCGCGTTAGACTTTAGATTTAAGGGAGAGAGTGTGTGTTTGTAACGTTTTAAGGGAAAGATTTCATTTCGCCCACGGCGTTAGAGACTTGGGCCTGTTCTTACGCATGATGCCAAATAAATCTGCTTGCCATACCAGGTAGTATGGCAAACCAGCCGAGCCATTTATGGAAAAACAGGAATGATAGAGTTCCTAACCAACGACATTAACAATTGCGTCAATGATATAGTCTTTATCGTAGGCGATTTTCTGAAGAACACCTGCTGGAATGTTTAGCGCCAATGGCTAGTTTTTTGTCGCATATAAATACGtaatttttaaataaaattttGACATAAAAGTTTTCTCTGATTTTCTCTTTCTCAATCTAATCTTTTTTCAAAATTTCTAAAATGGCATAATTTCAAACTCAACTTGATTCGGCAGCgcaacttgatttttttggagtAATACTTAAAGGTGttgttaagaagatatgtgatcGGTATAAAGATATAGGTAAAAggcaaagaagtcttcaagtcttgAATATTAACCAACTCAAACCTGTAGCTAAGAAAAGTCAAAGAAAAGTTCAAGTTAAGGTAAATCAAGGCAAAGCAAATTTGAgggaaaaaaaagataaacaaaagaaaCTCCATTCATGAGCGCATTAATTTACGTGaatgaaaaagataaacaagatgaaaaacattgtctcacatttttattttaaaagtctaaattttaaattattattgtctaattttatatcttataaaatgattatTAGTGACTAACTCGAAGtttacatttaaaaaaaaaaactcatttgtTTATCAATTCGAAAATTTTGACTTGTATTGTCAAATAAAAAGTAAGCTTATATTTTATGCTCAATTCAATCTTATATTTTTAACTGGACTTCCAATAAACGTATTAAAACTTCAACTCAGGGACTTAAGTTATACTTGCAACCAATATTAAAACTTCTACTTAGAAAATTAAGTTGACAATTaagaaattaattaaaacataaatattgtaTTATATTTAGGCAACACTCTTAAAATCTCAAAACAAATACCATGTTCGAAGTTTTTTCCGTTGTTACGTTGCCACTGCGCCTGACACCTTTGTTTAAAGCCCATCATGGTTTCACCACTCCTCATGTTTTCACCCGCTTGCATTCCTAAAGCAACATACAAAGTAATTTCCTTATAGATCACATTGAAGCGATGAACTCGTTGAGTTCGCATCTCGATTGTAGAAGTTCAttgtttcttcttgaaatttcACAAGTATGTTTTGCCAAAATGTCATGTGTTTGGAATGCAGCACCAACGATAAGATGTTGActaaatgaaacataattcctgcaactacattcatCTTCTGCAGTAGTAAATTTTGGACCCCgccttcttatttgatttttcacaTTAGCTCGGTTAACAACCCTTTGATTTTTGACAGCATGTTGATTTTCTATGAAATCAGCCATGTTGATATTTTCATCAATGCTCTTCGAAAAATTGAAAGAGTGATGAAAAGTATGGAAGATGTGTGAatttgagaaattctagagagatttagaaattctggtgtgagttgaaatgaactTGAAGTTGAGTATTCATAAGTGTGGGAATTCCTGACCGTTGGAAGAAAAATAACTGAGCGATGTTCACGGTCGCGGGGATGGAAAGACTGGTGCTGTCGATCTTTTGATTGACTAGCGCTGTTAAGACCGTCGGGCGATAGAGTCCATATCACTCGCTAAAAACTCCATTGCATATGCCTAAGTAGTATATTTTCCAATGAGCCACTTATGTTTGCTACTTTGCCAttcccatagtgggtgcaaaagtgACAAATTATATGATTTGGCACGTGCACAGGAATAGGCCTTAGGGTCGTTTCTATGGTATTcaccaaattaaaaaaattgcttcaaataaaaaaaaaaattggcaagCCAAGTGGATAGGATAAAGTGGAATTCCACTACGGGAAAAACAATGAGCAGATGACAAAGAAGCGTGCGTGCAT from Papaver somniferum cultivar HN1 unplaced genomic scaffold, ASM357369v1 unplaced-scaffold_19, whole genome shotgun sequence includes these protein-coding regions:
- the LOC113338691 gene encoding uncharacterized protein LOC113338691: MVNSKEDKFVVGGGDNEIDGSDLVNQVNGVQEDELEVEVALMDSSTSVSSSSSSRLVVNRRSGTNEGSFTERLRDILSGEGGDEDLANDRGNNFVQWLQALDIQLLGACRADERMKPLFKLNVSSGVAEDRLLAHLSQHFDAAEVGILARCLFMPLVSIRVGKVIKQGSLLRPTAERGNLNLTLLPNSDLRISFVGDDGSTERLATLSEVSESSMVVIKEIQADSSGRSFLVQVLGGQDSYFWCSEKSKAFGHQLLAKLKDLLGKKPSLSKLTGISESRLDCFAVHLHEYLLGSLTGAKTSTSDEMISLLGSAFDESSEFHSSTLVSSLSSKPFRSQQNNSNVAAANSLNQGTSNRLVPLLENQLMENLRLHGDSSCSFPGIDDLPLFSTSTINELPTRQTDNIPTESGTLAPLSSVSLESLGAFTPLNASSQNLPSFQVSTPGSTLFSPYNNCWYPPSAPTLQYTVTAPHLPMTLPESLSLPPLISAVRSSSSPPIQPMPSLHLANFPSLDFTDFKTDPMVHVHLSGSSFIAGPSSQQIPAFTPLFCDSIVHIPVLDVCSSGGQGYLVSAGPAISTTIIPPLHQNIVNPLMPQTESSAEKGARETLQLLLASTQMVNSPQLMMQQVLTLTEEKPCSNSISFAASHGLYSGNRDVNAIIANSIATIPMMSLPNGVSGAGLFTKNSHDDGSNESEIQSGFGGRSYFLDDGDDARGCS
- the LOC113338350 gene encoding probable signal peptidase complex subunit 2, translating into MATTDDNTSAAATVTKSPKKTNLLDPHSIKHVLDETVNEIVLARGYKEDNTMSNIRLFLGTIIIAVALVAQFYPKKFPENKDFLICCIVLYIFLNIVLQVIIYTKEKDAILFTYPLPGSFKSTGLVVSSKLPRFSDMYTLSVASADPKSASAKKPVELTKSVTQWFTTEGVLVEGRFKKDVEGLINKYSGESKKKK